The following nucleotide sequence is from Aspergillus luchuensis IFO 4308 DNA, chromosome 1, nearly complete sequence.
CGCCTAATATCAGGAAagttctcctccaccataaTAACCGGACaacactcccctcccctcccatccccatccaccaacctcccAAACCTCTCCAAAACCCCCTTATCAACAACCAAACACACCCTCAACCTCACAGGTAACTCCACCGCCGGCAacgccaaatccaccctcTTCCAATCATGAAACACCCGTCGTATCTCTTCGACGCTCTTATCCCTATACAGCTTCTCCCCGCTGAAGACCTTCGCCGCGTAGCTGGATTCTAAGAGTCGAGTTTGGGAGGGATTCCCGGGCAGGACGCGCCGAATGGCGTGGTGGATTTCGGTGTTGAGGGATTGTAGGAAgcgggagaggaggttgtgggaggaagaggaggaggaaggtgtGTAGTAGGTCGTTAAGTAGATTATTGGGCCCCAGGTTAGGGTGAGGAAGTCGCGGGAGGGACTGGGTGGGAGGGAGCGGAGGCCTGGTTGTGAGGCTGTGTGGTAGAGTTCTGTCTGGAGGAAGGTGGAggctggggtggtgggatctttgtcttcttttttgGGTTTCATTTTGAGAGGGGGTGGTatgtcggaggtggtggttgatttGTTGTAGGTGGGTTCATGGTGGATTTATTGATTTGTTTGGATTAATTGGATagtaggtaagtagtagtagtagtagtagtagtagtagtaaatgaTCTGATTGATAGTTACTAGTTGGGGTGATGAGTGGATGGAAAGGAATGTGGGAGTGGCGTCAGTGTGACATGCTCGACATGGGAGCTGCCAATATTTTGTTGACATCCGTTTTGGGATAGTTTAGATCTCCTACTTTGCTGAAGAGTTGAATA
It contains:
- a CDS encoding uncharacterized protein (COG:S;~EggNog:ENOG410Q2KG) — encoded protein: MKPKKEDKDPTTPASTFLQTELYHTASQPGLRSLPPSPSRDFLTLTWGPIIYLTTYYTPSSSSSSHNLLSRFLQSLNTEIHHAIRRVLPGNPSQTRLLESSYAAKVFSGEKLYRDKSVEEIRRVFHDWKRVDLALPAVELPVRLRVCLVVDKGVLERFGRLVDGDGRGGECCPVIMVEENFPDIRRRDSNPADEGFPGWTWVALRAVVEVYDGLRGAGGLRKYHREGEVYLGDGRWGELG